In Nicotiana tabacum cultivar K326 chromosome 17, ASM71507v2, whole genome shotgun sequence, one DNA window encodes the following:
- the LOC142171553 gene encoding patatin-like protein 2 isoform X1: MMDDLAQAKVDDSKDCLLADVCISTSAAPYYLPPYHFEVKSTKGTKIYNTVDGGVAANNPTLLAIREATQEMGRTSSSSNRAIDDVTFVILSLGTGSAKGALKFDVEDGKSWGLVNWFLGPGDSTPLIDVFESALSDMADIYTSMFLHGTQSNDTYLRIQIDGLKYEDTRTDNATEKNLSNLVHIANDLLKRPVSSVNFETGFYEPITDKRKPVGKADWTNEMALVELAKRLSDQRKLRQKQKACAEEMPIFSSVEALSLLETFKEIISRLLALIL, translated from the exons ATGATGGATGATTTAGCACAGGCGAAAGTGGACGACTCAAAGGATTGTCTACTAGCAGATGTTTGCATCTCTACATCTGCAGCACCATATTACCTTCCTCCTTATCATTTTGAAGTTAAGTCAACCAAAGGTACCAAAATATATAACACTGTCGACGGTGGTGTTGCGGCTAATAATCCT ACTTTGCTTGCAATACGAGAAGCTACACAAGAGATGGGGAGAACTTCCTCATCAAGTAACAGAGCTATAGATGATGTTACATTTGTTATACTTTCACTGGGCACTGGATCAGCAAAAGGGGCTCTAAAGTTTGATGTTGAAGATGGAAAGTCGTGGGGACTGGTCAATTGGTTTTTGGGGCCAGGAGATAGCACTCCCCTCATTGATGTTTTTGAGTCTGCCTTGAGTGATATGGCTGATATTTATACATCTATGTTCCTACATGGCACTCAATCAAATGATACTTACCTCAGGATTCAG ATTGATGGCTTGAAGTATGAAGATACAAGGACTGACAATGCAACAGAAAAAAATCTCAGCAACTTGGTGCATATAGCAAATGACCTGTTGAAGCGCCCTGTTTCTTCTGTAAACTTCGAAACTGGTTTTTATGAACCCATCACAGACAAGCGCAAACCTGTAGGAAAAGCCGATTGGACCAACGAAATGGCTCTTGTTGA GTTGGCAAAAAGATTGTCAGACCAAAGAAAGCTCCGTCAAAAACAAAAGGCTTGTGCAGAAGAAATGCCTATCTTCTCTAGTGTAGAAGCTCTTAGTTTGTTGGAGACTTTCAAAGAAATAATAAGCCGTCTGCTGGCTTTAATCCTTTAG
- the LOC142171553 gene encoding patatin-like protein 3 isoform X2 yields MGRTSSSSNRAIDDVTFVILSLGTGSAKGALKFDVEDGKSWGLVNWFLGPGDSTPLIDVFESALSDMADIYTSMFLHGTQSNDTYLRIQIDGLKYEDTRTDNATEKNLSNLVHIANDLLKRPVSSVNFETGFYEPITDKRKPVGKADWTNEMALVELAKRLSDQRKLRQKQKACAEEMPIFSSVEALSLLETFKEIISRLLALIL; encoded by the exons ATGGGGAGAACTTCCTCATCAAGTAACAGAGCTATAGATGATGTTACATTTGTTATACTTTCACTGGGCACTGGATCAGCAAAAGGGGCTCTAAAGTTTGATGTTGAAGATGGAAAGTCGTGGGGACTGGTCAATTGGTTTTTGGGGCCAGGAGATAGCACTCCCCTCATTGATGTTTTTGAGTCTGCCTTGAGTGATATGGCTGATATTTATACATCTATGTTCCTACATGGCACTCAATCAAATGATACTTACCTCAGGATTCAG ATTGATGGCTTGAAGTATGAAGATACAAGGACTGACAATGCAACAGAAAAAAATCTCAGCAACTTGGTGCATATAGCAAATGACCTGTTGAAGCGCCCTGTTTCTTCTGTAAACTTCGAAACTGGTTTTTATGAACCCATCACAGACAAGCGCAAACCTGTAGGAAAAGCCGATTGGACCAACGAAATGGCTCTTGTTGA GTTGGCAAAAAGATTGTCAGACCAAAGAAAGCTCCGTCAAAAACAAAAGGCTTGTGCAGAAGAAATGCCTATCTTCTCTAGTGTAGAAGCTCTTAGTTTGTTGGAGACTTTCAAAGAAATAATAAGCCGTCTGCTGGCTTTAATCCTTTAG